One Triplophysa dalaica isolate WHDGS20190420 chromosome 1, ASM1584641v1, whole genome shotgun sequence DNA segment encodes these proteins:
- the mrpl21 gene encoding 39S ribosomal protein L21, mitochondrial, with protein MMAMTLNRGILTGILRVFQTAGTHITQSAAARCLVPILACRHNSSRVTNPESFVPHTSLSRPPWPELPALDPEDQEKKHRAVVQKVNGLIQSGEYGRLFAVVQFAGRQWKVTNEDLILIENHIDVECGDGIRLEKVLLVGGNDFTLIGKPLLGGDLVRVQATVIEKTESWPMVHMRFWKRHRFQKKKIIIQPQTVLRINSIDILPRLT; from the exons ATGATGGCGATGACTTTGAACAGAGGGATTTTAACAGGAATATTAAGAGTTTTTCAGACCGCAGGAACACATATAACACAATCCGCAGCAGCAC GCTGTTTGGTCCCTATATTAGCATGCCGTCATAACTCATCAAGAGTCACAAATCCTGAAAG TTTTGTTCCACACACATCATTATCAAGACCACCGTGGCCAGAACTACCAGCGCTTGACCCTGAAGATCAAGAGAAGAAGCATCGAG CGGTTGTGCAGAAGGTGAACGGCCTCATTCAGAGCGGAGAATACGGACGTTTGTTTGCCGTTGTTCAGTTTGCCGGCCGTCAGTGGAAAGTCACCAATGAAGATTTAATCCTGATTGAAAATCACATCGATGTTGAGTGTGGTGACGGAATCAGACTGGAGAAG GTGCTGTTGGTCGGAGGGAATGATTTCACTCTCATTGGAAAGCCACTTCTCGG CGGTGATCTGGTGAGAGTTCAGGCCACAGTTATTGAGAAGACCGAATCCTGGCCGATGGTACACATGAGATTCTGGAAGAGACACCGatttcaaaaaaagaaaa ttaTTATTCAGCCTCAGACTGTGTTGAGGATTAACTCCATTGACATCTTACCAAGACTGACTTAA